The Amphiprion ocellaris isolate individual 3 ecotype Okinawa chromosome 12, ASM2253959v1, whole genome shotgun sequence region CGTACTAACCCTACTACCCCTAATCCTACTAAACCTACTAAAGGAACTCACTGGAAAGTTGAAAGCTGAAATAATCCAGTTCTTTTAAGTTTTTAGTAGAACTGTAGGACTAACAGAACTCAGGTAGAACTGTAGGACTAATAGAACCCAGGTAGAACTGTAGGACAAACAGAACCCAGGTAGAACTGTAGGACAAACAGAACCCAGGTAGAACTGCAGGACTAATAGAACCCAGGTAGAACTGTAGCACTAATAGAACCCAGGTAGACCTGTAGGTCTAATAGAACCCAGGTAGAACTGTAGGACAAACAGAACCCAGGTAGAACTGTAGGAATAATAGAACCCAGGTAGAACTCTAGCACTAATAGAACCCAGGTAGGACTGTAGGACTAACAGAACCCAGGTAGAACTGTAGGACTAATAGAACTCAGGTAGAACTGTAGCAGTAATCGAACCCAGGTAGAACTGTAGGACTAACAGAACCCAGGTAGAACTGTAGGACTAATAGAACTCAGGTAGAACTGTAGCAGTAATAGAACCCAGGTAGAACTGTAGGACAAACAGAACCCAGGTAGAACAGCAGTTTGTGCAGAATCACAGCAGCGCTTTTGCTACTCATCTAAATAATCATTTGCATTGAACAAatggcagcagctcagagtcCGCTGGAGAAAAAGGCAAATGATGCAGGAACTCGTGGAACATCAGCAGCTTCGGTCAGACTGGAGCTTCAAACACACCTGATGACATGAAGCCAGAAGCTGCTGCAACTTTGAAGTGCAAAAGAGTTCAACGACAGATCTTTAGACCGGAGAAAGAACCAGAAACACAACGAAGCTCACAAACAAGATGGAGACAATAAAACCAGCAATGAGTTCAACTACGACTCAAAAAGGTTCAGTTTGGAGCTTTAGGAAATCACATGTAGATACAGTAGAGCAATAATTCATGGTTGCAGCACtaaaaaaaaggcacatttaACTGCTGTAATATGAATAAAACCACATCTGCTTTCACGTTGACAACCAGAGaacattgtgggagtttagctagcaacgggcaccatgacaaagactcatgtagaggttaatgacctccatccagagaaaatgtgtttaagaCAAACTGGAATTTACTAGGCAGATGGATGGAAGCTGACTTTGAGGCCTAAATCTTGAATCTGTTGATGTAAACGGCAACATTAGTATAAGAAAAGTGTTGGATTTAGATTCATTggtcagctaaaaaaaaaaaaaaaaattggctgCAATCAAAAACTTGGAGATCTGGTAAGAAGaaaagattattattatcataaatCCATAATAATCTACAGCCTAAAGTTTAAATCCCAAcactaaagcaacaaaaaaaaaacagctacatAACACACTGTtgtttagctagcaaagggacaccatgacaaaggcTTCAGTAActgttaatgacctccaaccagagctgaCATGCAGAAAATGAGTGTGTTGGATTTAGATTCAACGATCAGCTAAGAAATGTCGGCTGCAATCAAAGTTTTGGAGATCTGGTCAGGACAACCtttaaagattattattatcatatatatatatatatatatatatatatatatatatatatatatatatatatatatatatatatatatatatatatatatatacatatatatgtgtgtgtgtgtgtgtgtgtgtgtgtgtgtgtgtgtatatacactctgtgtgcagcccaaaatttaCATCCCGACACTAAAGGAAAGACGAACCCAAAAACAGCTGCATAACACACTGTTGTTTAGCTAgaaaaggggcaccatgacaaagacttgtgtaactgttaatgacctccaaccagagctgaCATGAAGAAAATGAGCTCAGCTGAacctgaaattaaataaaaaatcattctGAATGTGCTTTGACAcaaagacagatggatggaaGCTGACTTTGAGACCTAAATCATGAATCTGTTGACTGAAAAATCAACATCAGCATCGGGAAAATGTTGGATTTAGATTCAACGATCAGAttaaaaaacacctaaaatatGAATGTTATCATTATCTGCAGCCCTACATTTGCCTCCACAGCAGCTACAAGGACATCCGTGAACAGATTCCACAGTGGAGCAGAAACCAGTGGCGTGCGTGTGACCGTGCACGTCCACACATTGTAAGGAGCCTCCATCCAGTGATGCTGAATCTGCTCCTCTATTCTGCACAACCACAGAACCCACGGGAGCGTGACACGCACGTGTGAGTGCACGCTCCCAGCGGCCCGTGtcagctctgattggctgcctcGGATGTGACAGACACACTGTGTGTACTGTACGTGCACATATTGTGCGTGTTTGTGCGGCGGAGGAACGAGGTCAGAGAAGGAGGCGCTGATTGGCTGCCGAGGAGAGTCTGAGCATCTTTAACCCACTGCCCTTCTTTCTGCCTCCTCCCCCCCGGAACAGCGCTTAAACAGCACCTTCTGCACGCACACGCGCTCTGTTCACACGCACGCAGCCCCCCTCCTCCTGATTCCAATGGTAAATTATGCGATTTAGGGACGTGAGCGCGCAAAATAATCTGTCTCTCGATACGTCTGGAGAGAGGAAGGTGACAAAAAACGTGTTAGAGGTCAGAAAACCCTCCCGCGCACTCAGAGGATCCTCTGTGGAGGAATCTGAGGTTTCTCTGAGGTTCCTTTGAGGTTCCTCTGAGGTTCTTCTGAGCCGTGGATGGATTCTGCTGCTCCGCTTCACCTGAAACTCGATCTGCGTTCCGGTGCGTAAAAAGCGCGGCGGAGGTTCGTCtccagtcagcagcagctcattgtcAGAGCATCAGAGCATCAGAGCACCATCCACCCAGCAGAGGACAAAGACACCACGCAGCCCAGACGGAACCAGAGCTGCCCGGTGCAGCGGCTCGGACCGGGCAGCTCCGGTTCCTCCGGTTCCTCCGGTCCGGACTCACCTCGCAGTCGTACAACTCGCTGAGCTGCTCGATGATCCACTCCTCCAGCACCAGTCTTTTCCGCAGCTCCTTCCGGTCGTACTTCACCGTCACCTTGCCCTGTTTCTTCTGCACCGGGTCGTCGGTGCCGGTGATGGGCCCGGAGCCCACGCAGCCCACACCGGGCGCCGCCTGGAAGAAGACGCGGCTGCCGGCGGTGGGCAGAGGCGCGCTGGTCTCGGTGCTGGCGGCCGACATGTCGGGCTGCAGGAGGATGAGGAGCTGGCTGCcggtgaggatgaggatgaggaggctgGTTACCGGGGCTGCAGGCGGAGAATGTGCGGAGCTTTTAAACAGCTGCTATTTAAAGAGAGGAGGCGGAGCACCGAGGAAACACCGAGCAGCGCTGCGGCTCCTGCTGGACGGAAATCAACGTCCGGCCTGAAAATCCGctaaaaaatcataaaatctctgctttttcactgcatttataCAGATGTCAACCAGAAAGCAACTAAAAACATGAAGCATCCATCCCATAATTTAATGAAATCCTGCAAccagtttgatttattttctaaattaatcCTTAAATTCTCCATCAGCAGCTCCTAAATGTGGCTCCAGATAATAATCAGGttgaatatatatttaatatgtgGTGTGTTGTGAATAATTTGATCATTTCTAGCAGCAGAAAATCCCGGAATGTTTCAGTGAACAACAGaatcagtttttatgtttctgcagctcagattattgaaataaatatttaatatttatgagtTTTATCtgataaaagatgtaaaaaatgtaGACAACACGTGAAATTAGAGAAACGTCATGACTGATTATATGAACCCAAATACCCCCAGacaggtaaaaaaacaacaacaaaaaacagtctgctgcgccacctgctggacatATAATACAGCaaatataatatagtataatataatataatataatataatataatataatataatataatataatataatataatataatataatataatataatataatataatataatataatatagaataatgaataatagaatataataaaatacatataataTCATATTCTAGAATAGAATTCGAACCAAACAAGAATCATCAAAAATGGTTCCAGATACGTTTGTTAAAGAACCATTTCTCCACAGAGTTCTTTAAGAAACTCCTAGAAGTGGTTTCAAGAACTATAAACCAATGATTCCTTTAGCAAAAAATTTTGACTAAAATAGGTTCTTGAAAGAATAATTTctgattttactgtatttatttctgtatatttactggaattgaaaagaaaaaattatcAACAAAAGCTAAATAATTTTCCAGTTCGAccgtgttttgttaaattacagataatatcttgtaaaaatatagtaaaaaattattaatttacatgttaaagagTAAAGAATCACAAAAGGACTAAAAATGGCCGCAActaacatgaaaaaaattcaaaaagacGTGAAATCACTACAGAAATGTTCCAAACAtacgaaaagacacaaaatcactaaaaaaaatcaaacaaatgtgcaaaagcaaTAATTTAGTACATTTAATGAATGATGCAAAGTTTGACTTttatactatgaatattttttcacaaaaacaagcaaaatgaccacaaaaagcttcaaaatcactgcaaaaagatgaaaactcgccgcaaatgctgtaaaattacaacaagGAGCAATATTCACCGTAAATGCCTCCTGGCAACCtcattaaaaatactgatttttataaataaaattaaataagataATATAATCAATATAATATCtattctaaataaaataatatgttacaatataatgtaataaatataatatcTAAATACAAtgatatgttataatagaatcATAATTTGTCCTTTTACCGTAAAGTTTTAGTGTATTATTGCATcagttttaaatataattttacagacttttagcattagtttcacagtttttgcaatttttcagcaCTACTGTTTTAAATCGTTTTTTAACTGGATTTTTTCCtggatttttacagatttattttattttattacaggACGGTTGTATTGTGTGATATTGTTGCATGTGTGactaattaattagattctttaaaatgcattaaattggAGATTTTGTCATATCAGGGTTTCATTTGATCCTCCACAGCTCAGATATCTGATCCTGAAATctgctgaacacacaaactaaatgttctttttttttaaaaaactattaaccagcagcagcttcacaaaCAGGAGCATGAAGTCTCTGAACGAGGCTTTCAATCCAGTTCCAGTTCAACATTAACTCTCCTGCAGGACTTTGTGACTCAGCTCAGCTCTTCAGGGTCCTCCAGATGATCTCAGCAGGTTCATGCTCCAAAGGTTCAGTGACTCATCAGATAACGGCGGCGTTTCGTAACCCTCGGACGTCCTCATGGCTCTGCTGTCCGGCCTCACGCCCGTCCTGCTGGCCCTCCTCTGCCTGGTGGTCGGATTCCTGCTGCTCAGGTCCCGGGAAACCTCCAGGACCACGTCCAGGAAGCCCAGCGAGGGGAAGGAGAAGCCGTGGGTGGACCAGGACCTGCAGGACGACtcagaaacaacagcagcaggaggaggaggtgagctGGAGGTGATCTGCTGAAGCTGCTGTAGGCCTCAGAGCGTTCAGAACAGGCCTTAAAACTCATTCTAAAGCTGCTAAACCACACGTTTAGTTCATTTCATGTAAGTAAACCCTCAGAAATCTATAGTTTTATTCATTCTAAAGCTGCTGAAACCTGCATTAAAGCTTCTAACTCACTGAATATTTACCAAACTCACTGTCTGAAGACACAACTTAACCGTTCAGGCTGTAATACGCAACATTTATACATTAAAGTGTGTAAAAACTACTAGATGTTTAGTTCACTTCATGTATTTATGTTATTAAACCCTCAGAAATCtgtagttttgtttaatttaacagtgacttttgtcatttttctcattttgtgacTCATGTTTATCATTGTGTGTCTaattgttgtcgttttgtgtctcatttttctcattttgtcttatttttgtcgttctgtgtcatttgtgtcattttgtgtctcatttttctcattttgtgtctgtgttaaaTACAATCTATGatgtgaaaatatagaaaacataataaaatgatcagaatagttacatttaaaatcgagatttccacagtttttgaacattacagttcaaaaacagtggaaataatcaagcaaatacatgcaaaaataatgatttttttattacaagttaaatacagaaaatgccTGTAATTATGTGGTCTCAGAAATTGGACATCATTATTTacatcattacattttttaataaaatccttaatatacataatttttcagtcaaataataacaatagtaataatattttttatcagAGGGTTTTCCAAGATTATTTATCatcataataacaataattatgattattattttccttattattactattattatacatatatgatgtaatttaatattttttcctgagattttacttgatattatcattatttaacaaaatgtctgtaaaatctgtccaataacagtttaaaaatagtatttttcaatccttaatattcataatttttctttcaataaacagca contains the following coding sequences:
- the ppp1r14c gene encoding protein phosphatase 1 regulatory subunit 14C; translation: MSAASTETSAPLPTAGSRVFFQAAPGVGCVGSGPITGTDDPVQKKQGKVTVKYDRKELRKRLVLEEWIIEQLSELYDCEEEEMPEVEIDIDDLLEVTSDDERASKLQESLIDCYKPTEDFVRELLGRIRGMRKLSAPTKKGL